The DNA segment GGGGACACGGCGGCCGAGTCGCCGCCCGGCGCGGGGCCGCCCCGGCCGACCGCCACCGACACCACCCGGTCGAACAGCGCCGCCGGAGCCGACCGGGGCCGCCCGACCATCGGCCGCCGCGCGGTACGGGCGTTCGGCGGTACGACGAGCACGACCTGCTCGCCGTAGACTCCGCGCAGCTCGGCGGAGAGCCGGTGCGCGAGACCGTCGTCCCCGCACACCACCATCGGCGCCGCCGCGCCACCTGAACCGCCCTGATACGGAACGCTGTTCGCCACGAGGGAAAAGACTGCCCCAAGAAGGCGGCCGGTTCCAGCGATCACCTGAACGGGGCCGCCGACGGCCGCGTACCGCCTGGGGTGTGTTCGTCGCAGCCGCACCCAGCCGGAGGTCTCCACCCGTGGCCATCACCGAAGACGCCCCGCCGGGTACCGAGCCGCCCCGCGAACGATCCGGGGGCGTCCGGCTCAGCTCCCCCCTCGTCCTCACCCTCCTGCTGCTCCTCGCCGTCCTCGCCCAGGCGCCGATCCGGGGAGCGCTCGGCGCCCCGGTGATGCAGAGCTGGACCACGGTGTTCGTCGCCGTCACCGTGCAGGCGCTCCCCTTCCTGGTCCTCGGGGTGCTGCTGTCGGCCGCCATCGCCGTCTTCGTCCCGCCCGCCTTCTTCGCCCGCGCGCTGCCGAGCCGGCCCGCGCTCGCCGTACCGGTCGCCGGGCTCGCGGGGGCGGTGCTGCCCGGGTGCGAGTGCGCGTCGGTGCCGGTGGCGGGCGCGCTGGTGCGGCGGGGCGTGACCCCGTCGGCCGCACTGGCGTTCCTGCTGTCCGCGCCCGCGATCAACCCGATCGTGCTCACCGCCACGGCCGTGGCCTTCCCCAACAACCCGGAGATGGTCGTCGCCCGGTTCGCCGGGAGCCTGCTGGTGGCCTGCGCGATGGGCTGGCTGTGGCAGCGGCTGGGCCGCGCCGACTGGCTGCGCCCGCCCGCGCACGGGGCGCACGAGGGCGAGACGAAGGCGGAGACCTTCTGGAACTCCGTACGCCACGACATCATGCACGCGGGCGGCTTCCTGGTGGTCGGCGCCATGGCCGCGGCCACCCTGAAGGCGGTCGCCCCGGCGGAGTGGCTGCGCACGGCCGCGGGCAACCCGTTCCTCGCGGTGCTCGCCCTCGCCGTGCTCGCCGTGGTGCTGTCCATCTGCTCGGAGGCGGACGCGTTCGTCGCCGCCTCACTGACCGACTTCTCCCCGACGGCCAAGCTGGTGTTCCTGGTGGTGGGCCCGATGATCGACCTCAAGCTGTTCGCCATGCAGGCCGGCACCTTCGGCCGCGGTTTCGCGCTGCGCTTCGCCCCGGCCACGTTCGCGCTGGCCGTCACGGGCGCGCTGGTCACCGGGGCGGTGCTGCTGTGAACCGCCAGGCGCAGGCCGCCGTGATGTTCCTCCTCGGGGGCGCGCTGCTG comes from the Streptomyces seoulensis genome and includes:
- a CDS encoding permease, whose amino-acid sequence is MAITEDAPPGTEPPRERSGGVRLSSPLVLTLLLLLAVLAQAPIRGALGAPVMQSWTTVFVAVTVQALPFLVLGVLLSAAIAVFVPPAFFARALPSRPALAVPVAGLAGAVLPGCECASVPVAGALVRRGVTPSAALAFLLSAPAINPIVLTATAVAFPNNPEMVVARFAGSLLVACAMGWLWQRLGRADWLRPPAHGAHEGETKAETFWNSVRHDIMHAGGFLVVGAMAAATLKAVAPAEWLRTAAGNPFLAVLALAVLAVVLSICSEADAFVAASLTDFSPTAKLVFLVVGPMIDLKLFAMQAGTFGRGFALRFAPATFALAVTGALVTGAVLL